Genomic window (Zingiber officinale cultivar Zhangliang chromosome 2B, Zo_v1.1, whole genome shotgun sequence):
ACTCCGTCTCGTGGCAGGATCGGATCTTCCACACCCTTGCCGTCCTCTACGGCCTCGTGTCCGCTGTCGCCCTCGTAATTTCCTCTTCCCTTATTTTCGATTGTATTTCTGGATCGAGGGTTTCTGTTCTTGTCTCGTCTTGATTTAGCTGCTAATATTTATTCGAACGGCCAATTTGACTAATTGATAGGGTATGGGCAATATCCCGGCGCGTGTATCATGTTGTGGTCAATGTTCATGTTTCTTAATTTGCAGATTCAATTGGTTAGAATTGAATGTCGAGCATCAGAGTTTGGTTGGACGACGCAGAAGGTCTTCCACTTATTGAACTTCCTTGTGAATGGGggtaattattttgtttttctagctTCCATAATCGTTACTTGTAGCCATGATACACTCATTTCCTGCTGCTGCTTTGTAACTCCTGCATTGCAGTTAGGTCACTGATTTTTGTTTTTCGTTGGAGAATCGATGAAATACAGCCAGAGGTGCGCTTGGGGTCTCATTTGGCTTTTTTCTAATGTGTCTTTGATGGTTCTCCATGTTATCTAAATATACATGTTGGTGCTTCAGATAATTCAGCATATTATTCTTGATTTTCCTGGTCTTGCATTTTTTACAACCTATGCTTTGCTGGTGTTATTTTGGGCAGAAATCTATTATCAGGTTGGTATTCACAATTTTAGCTAGTAATTCTTTGACAGAAAGTTGACTGAGTAGTGTTTATTTCTTGTTTGATGCTACCTTCAGGCACGTTCAGTATCTACTGATGGGCTTAAGCCAACCTTCTATGCAATTAATGCAGTTATCTATGTTATACAGGTAATTTCACAGGGTATTTTCTACAATGCATATAGTGATCCCTTCTATGTTGGGAAAGGATTTCTTATAGTCTTTATATATAGGTTGCAGATTAATAGTCTACTCTCATTCACTATATGTAAGCTTTTCTAGGTGTTagagttattagatttaatatTTTAGAGGTTGCGGTCTAGTCTTTGGGTCTTATATCAAGCTTTTGTCCATAAGtgatagttttcttttataaataatacaatattttttttctctcaaccTGGTTTATTATCATGTCTTCTCAAGCTCTCATAGTTTTTTCCCTCCTAAGAGGAACTCCACAACTTGAATGTGACAACAAGCCTCCTTTGCACCTCACACGGTTGCCTCTCCACCTCTTAAATTGTCTTGGTGTAAACCCTATTTCTCTCCCTTGTCCACTATGTGGCATTCACTCGATAGAGGAGTTATGTCATGACATCACAACATCTTCCATGTAGTTCCTTAACAAAGCAGTATTCTAACCTCGTCATTATCAAGAAATGCCAACAACTTTCCCTCTCACATATCATTTCTAGGCAGAAGTAGATTTGAATGAATCTATAGTTGAGCGTTCCTCCCCTCACATCTAGGTCTCATCCTCAAAGCCACCTCCTTCCACAATGACCTTCTCAGCAAATGCCATTTCTTGAGGAAAAAATCCTCTTGATTCCTGGATTCTAATATCCCCTCCGTGCAAGATCTGCACACAACATTGACAACTAGGAATCTACAACCTGAAACCAACAAACCAATTCATATCAGAAAATTTGGTTCGATGGTATATCATTTTGATTTTGGTTTACAAAGTAGGTAAAATTAAAATCTAACTAAACCGTAAAGTTTAAGGTATTTATAATATGTATATAGAGATATATTAGTGTGATAATTGTTATGGTCTCGTATTCTTATTTATTTGTTATGTTCACTAAtcaaaaaaattcttaaatttcaGTAAACTTTATTTGTGAGTCTCAATATAAATCTGGGTCTTTTGCTTACATAAAATTTTATGTCAAGAGTATAAAAATTTGGATcatatcatatatatattttgggtCTTTTGCTTACATAAAATTTTCTTTGTTAGTGTATCTTTTCTATACCTTTTTTTTATTGTTCCACAGCATATGGCGCACATCTCTGTCAATACTCAAACTATTCATATGGCTTGTCCTATGGTAGTTTTATTGGCCATGGAATCATATTGTTAACCTTGGGTAGTTTGAAATTAGACTTGAGGATCAGGTCTAGTTGGGATGATTTCTATGATTATCCTATTATTCCACACAATGTTTAGGTCTCTACAAGATTGGTGTTTGTTCATTCTGCTACAAAAGTGTGTTTTAGTGACCAAAAAAAAATTGTCACTGAAACTTAGTAATTTTTCATTAAATATTTTGTCCATATATTTCGTAGATTCTGTGGTTAAAAGTATATTATTGATGGCATCAATTGATCCATCAATAAATTTAACGTTAGGGGCAACTTTTTTAAGTTACTAATTGACAATTATTATGGTATCATCATTAACTGATACAAGATAGTCACAACTTTGTGACAATTTTTCATATAATTATTATCAACAACTTTGTAACTAAAATACTAGATAACTGTAAAATTTGGTGTGGGTAAAACCTCAGCCTTTTGTGGTGACAGCTTTTTCTTTCAATTGTATGCAGATCTCTCTATGGTTTGTCATGTGGTGGAAGCCAATTGGTGCCATGGTCATTGTCTCCAAGATATTCTTGGCAGGTTTGCTTCTTATTACTGTATTTTTCTATGGCCCATTTTAATCAATGTAAACTGCAAGGTATTATGGAAACATCATCTTCTTTGTCAGTTGTCTCATTGCTTGCTGCTCTTGCCTTTCTTCTATACGGAGGGAGGTATGTTCATTCTTATCTGCCTTGTGAACAGATACATACTAGAGATCTTCAATTTTTTGTTTTCATCATTCTTTTTTCTGTAACATGTTAGGAGATTTATGCCTCATTGATGCACTGTTTGAGCAGCTTTATACGAtagatatttcattttttttttatcattcttTTTTCGGTAACATGTTTTGGGGATTTAAATCTCATGAATGCACCGTTTGTTTGCTGGTCTCTAGTATGATTTATTTAGTTTGCATATGTTTCCACCGTATCCAGTTTAGCCGAGGGAAGGTTTGGGCCTTTGCTTTTTCAGTATTATGTGTTTACATATTTGAAAGCTTATTGGTTTTGGCCCACATGCAATTCCTAGTTTCTGAGAAACCTAAAATTAGTAAACAAACATGCAAAATGCCGAAAGGCTTCCTCCCGGATAGAGGGGAAAAATGTCTTCTCTGTTACTAAACCATTTTCTGCTATATGAATACACAATGCTTCATTATTATAGTTCCTTTTGGATTTGGTAAAATTCATGGTGATATGAGGTATAAGAGTGCCTTTTCTGATTGTTATGACTTACAAGTGCTTCACAAACTTGGTAGGGAATTGTAGAGGGGTTGGTTTTAATATCAAAAGGATAATCCATGTTTAGTCCTGCTAGTTACAATGCATCTGCAGCTAAAAGTTATGCAAAGGCTCTACTCATTTTGCTGATTCTTGTTTTGGTGTCTTTATCAGCATAATTCTTGTTTTGGTGTCTTTGTCATGCATAATATCTAGAAACAGACGACAAACTTCTGAGACAAATAAACTTAAACGTGATGTTCTCATCGATCTGTTTATTATTATATGAACAAAAGGCACATGCTGTTATAGTAATTTTATTGTTCCATGTGTATAAATAAGATTAAGGACATTCAAGAAAGCTAATACATTTCTTTAGCTTAGAAATAGTTCAATGCTTCAAGATATCTTCATAGCTGATGTCCTTATCATGGGAACTCCTTGCTGCATGCACTCCTTTTTGCATTTACTTTGTGAACTGATATTATGTTACGGATAGGCTTTTCTTAATGTTGAAACGCTTCCCTGTGGAGTCAAAAGGGCGTCAAAAGAAGTTGCAGGAGGTATTTATTAGCTACTAATGTTCACTTCTCAGAGCATTGGTATAGATACTGATTACCTTGTTTTCCTTGTATAGGTCGGCTATGTTACAACTATATGTTTCCTCTGTTTCTTATTAAGATGCATTATGGTAAGTGTTTTGGTAAGGTAGTTTCGCTTCATAATCTGTTTGCTAAGATATCAGATTTATCAATTCTAATTATTGAGTTTGCAGATGTGCATCAATGCTTTTGATAGAGCTGCAAACCTTGATGTTCTAAACCACCCAATTCTGAACTTTATCTACTACATGGTATGATCGATATTCTTTCTTACTGGTCTGCACAGCTTGATGTTTGCATGATTCTCACCGTTTCTTTTTGTCTCCTACAGCTTGTTGAAGTCCTGCCATCTTCCTTGGTACTTTTTATCTTAAGGAAGTTACCTCCTAAACGCGGGCTAAATCAATACCACCCGATCCACTAAGACTAGAAGATGATACTTCTGCGGCTGATAACTAATTGTTTCATGCTGAAGATCCCAGAGAGGAGTTAAACAGAACTGGCACCCTCAAGTTGTGCAAATTTTCAAAGAGTTAAGTTTGTTTCTATGAGGCTTCAGGCGGGTGGTCTTTTCAAGTCCTTGTAGCAATTTAAACTAAACAATTACCATGTAGGTTAATCCAATATACTCTGTTTCTTGTTTCCTCCATTATTTATTCCAAATCCATTAATACCGATGCAGATCGAGCGAAGAAGTTGTCTGGATCACGTAAGCATTCTTTCAATCATATTATTAATTTGTTTGTAGATTGGATTCATCTTTTGATGTGACCTCCTTCGCTGCCGAAGGTGGAGATTGTTCGTCTCTAAtgtttgttttgatgatctaagCTAAGCTTTGTAGTTATGTAGTGACTTCTTTTGCACTTCTTGAAaagcttagcttagcttttgaTCTAAGCTAAGCTAAGCTAAGCTAAGCTAAGATTTTCGACAATTTGTTGGATTATCAACTGTGAATACACACAGATGATTTGCTTTCCAAACTCTACTACGCAGTTGTAGCTCAAGCCTCCAGCAGCAGCAATTTGATGAATTCACTACTCGAATTTCTTGATCTGTGAGAGATCATGCAGCATTTTCTCAATTGCGTCGTCTTCAAGCATTCACCCTTTGCTCTGCCCCCCAAAACCAGTTACACGGAGCCGATCCATTAGTCACAAACTATGATCAACCTTGAAATGCAACATTAGAAACAAATGCATGGAATTTACTAGGCAGCCACATATAAGATTCAGTTTAGCAAGAATGGAATGCGCATGGCTTCCACACAAACCCAAAACCAATCCTGCGCCATGCCTGACGCAGCCCCATGCTTGGAGGCATGAAGCACGAATGGACCATGACAAGCATATCCCTTtactagacctgaccacggttcggaaccgacggttcggaaccgtcaGTTTGACGGTTTCAGACagatcgacccttaaccttaaccgtccAAGACGGTTAcagttcacggttcagaaccgccggttcacggttcgccacggttcaagattaatatgttaaaaaaaaataaaaattaaaaattaaacattaaacgttaaaaattaaaaattaaaaattaaaatttattgaaaaaaaatgtttgcacttatttaagttgcctacgtatccttTTAGGGAAATCTAAactcacgtagttcttttacatttttattcttttacattttcattcacttccatttcctgctcctgtcgtatttgttccttcagtatcaaaatcttcaacttcgtcatttgAAAGTtgtattccttggattcttttctccgctctggtccaatcgtccagtaatgcttgtgcttccaatgagtcgggagacaaagttgatcgtcgttcatctaatatgttgccgccggcactgaacgtctacTCCACATCAACAGTTGACATTGGACaaactaaaatttcttttgcgatcacggagagaacgggaaagctttgagccttctgtgaccaccactttaagatatcaaagttttcgctatctgcttcattaaaatcaaaagaagtcgtaaaataattctcaagttcttgtGTGGAACTCGAGGATcttcgtggacgttttgtccgttcttttaataagagttgtacttttgtaagttttaaattactactagtagtttattgtatttcagaaatattaatttatattccATATTTtgtataatattgattataaatatcatataaataaattctaacattatatataatattaactggatcaggggaagaaggatctttaattggaattaaagcgtcataatataaagttaacatttcttgtaaaacttctaatttaaatctaggatctaaagcaaatgcaattaaataaatttcaggaattaaataaaaatatttttcccatttagttttcataactAAGAtgtaaggagataaagattcattattaatatgttcatttaaaactaatactatattagaaaatttttctaaaactaattgagcagtgggataataaacaccggaaagttgttcggttgcatcattaaatacttttaaaattttataaatactactacaaatatttcattgttgtgaaaataaatatatattagtattagtgttttgtgcaaaaaatgaacataataattctttatactgaaatgaatcttgtaataattggtatgttgaatttcaACTATTgatacatcacgtggaaattttttaggtctcattccattaattttacaaaacctatcccattgtttcattatagatggatgagaccataaataagaaattgcaattctaattggtttaatataactttctaaaatttttaaaccatcttgaacacataaatttaaaacatgacatacacaacgaatatgaaaaaataaacctccaataataggttgacaaacaaattttagatcatctatacaagcggtattggaactagcattatctaatgatattgaaaatattttatgagttaaaccatattcttctaaaattaaacataataattgtacgatattatgagcattatgtgattcatcaaaaattctataaactaataatcttttttggaggtttcaagagttatcgatccaatggcaaggcACACCCAtgtacgaatgtgtttgccaatgatcactccaaatatcggaatataaagaaactttattatctaatttactaaatttatcaattaaattcttttttccttgtgtttactaattttttaattgtatgagTAAGTGTAGTcataggaacacgtttagcatatggattaagagattctttacaaaaatcttcaaatgtgcatttagatccaaaactaaaagaaagatgttctatggaaacaaatttagctaatgattctcttaatttattatccgaatataaaaataaaccggaatcggtactaccgctagttgaagaaaatcttgataattgtgtttgagaacggtcgagtccatattccgtcgggtgcttcgtttctacatgtcgtttcaactaGGGGTGTTCATTTGGTTCGGTTCGGGTTATTTGGGTTATTCGGTTCGGGTTATTcggattttataattttctaaatccAACCAAGAACCAAACCGAATTAACTATAAACCAAACCGAATTACCCGAAACTAATTCGGGTTATTCGGTTCGGGTACCAATTAacccaatttttttttcatttcaaattttcaatcttcttcaaataaataaactcttaataatttacatttataaataaataagctccaaatttcataaaataatttCATTCAATATAAGAAAAAAACTTACACATTCCAAATATTCCAAAGATtatactaaaaaaattaaaaaactatttaTATTAATTCCTTATTCGGATTTCGGGCGGGTTATTCGGATGGGGAGCTAAATCCAAAACCAAACCATTAACCCAATTAACATTTTGGATCCGTTCATTCAACCGACCCGAATTGCATTTAACCGAACCAAATAACCCAAATGTTATTTGGATCGGGCGGGTTAATGAATTGACCCGAATAATGAACACCCCtagtttcaacgacccatagccgccgacttggaatttgtaggaagcattgcagtgcttacattttgcatgcatttctcccgacggaagagtgaccttctcaaaatgtttagtgaaaatagaagactttagaggaggaagttctcaaattttaaaagtaattacatcggtacttccttgtgtttcgggtgtcggattcggaagatgctcgatctcatcatcggtggattgaatgttggggtcctcctcccgcggattcattatttgctttcccttccgagctcgagatgatgcacctccgcggcctccttccattgtaattgaaaattggaaacgaaagcgtgtagagattagagaatacgaaaatgagattaagagtagagaagatgtgtgtgaaaaatgatgaaatgagctctctatttatagagttttgatagtagcagacactaaatcatagccattgatcaaaaaaaggtcaaatgatcctaaccgttgaaaaaaaatacccaaaaaactctcccaacgttaaccggcggttcaagccgtttaaaaaaaaaaattgcggctgaaccgccggttcaacccgccgaTTAACCGGCGATTCGCCGGTTTTACAgccaatgaaccggaaccggcccggcgggcttgggccgggtccgggccaaaCCCGGCCCGGGGTCGAGTCTACCCCTTACTATAGGGTGAATTTTTTGAGagcagatcctctggtccgcaaattgcggaccaggggatggtccatTACACGAGAACCCTTGATTTAGATGGACCCCATCTTTAAATAGGTGGGGTCTATCTAAATCAAGGGTCCACATCAATGGACCATCTTTTAATCCGTAATTTATGGACTAGAGGATCTTACTGAAATTTTTCTACCAACTAAAAATGGTAAAGTTCATATCAGGACACAACAACAAACTACAAATTTGGATAAGAACAATCCAAAATAAATATCAGACAGGCTCCTTTGATGAGTTAAGACTTGGGACTAATCCACGAGACAAAGACACTAGTGCTAAGAAAACAGCTCGTCCTAAAGTAATCCAATCTTTACCTTGATAGATGGGACAATCGCAATAGCTTCTTCAACTGTTTCAGGACATAGCTTTCCAAGTACACAGAGCTATCACCAAGACTGCAGCCAATTTGTCaaaaaacaaagtaaaaaatTAGTAGGGCCATACCTCAAATTCAGCCAATTTGTATCTGCTCAGAACTCCAAGAACTTAATTAAGGAAAAAACATAATGAAATTTCGGACAAGTTCAAAGAAGCCCAATGAACTAACTCACAACAGATCACCAATTGTAGCTAGAAAAATAACTAGAATTGTTTTCCTTTTAGCAAATCGAATAACAATGGGTTTAAGGATACTCTCGTACTTGTCTCACTGCATCTGGGTTCTTGTAGCGACTAAAGCGTTTCACATATTGCATTGACTTCTCAAATACCCTAAATCACAGAAATACTAGTGAAACATAGATAAGTAAAAAATGCAAGTATAAAACACGGCAAGGGAAACAAGACAAAAAGTCTGAATGAAGAACCACTGACTGGGAAACAATGGATAGAAGGATCATCTGACATCTACTAAAGCTGATCATACTTATGGTCACGAATTCGTGCAACTTCACAATTCATCATACACTCAGCCTTCAAAAATTCTAGGATGTTAACATGAATTAATAATGACAGAAAATTGAATCTGATTTAAGTAACAATAATATCGTTA
Coding sequences:
- the LOC122045276 gene encoding tobamovirus multiplication protein 3-like, giving the protein MRHLMASPSVFLLLRSGDDWWDEVNNSVSWQDRIFHTLAVLYGLVSAVALIQLVRIECRASEFGWTTQKVFHLLNFLVNGVRSLIFVFRWRIDEIQPEIIQHIILDFPGLAFFTTYALLVLFWAEIYYQARSVSTDGLKPTFYAINAVIYVIQISLWFVMWWKPIGAMVIVSKIFLAVVSLLAALAFLLYGGRLFLMLKRFPVESKGRQKKLQEVGYVTTICFLCFLLRCIMMCINAFDRAANLDVLNHPILNFIYYMLVEVLPSSLVLFILRKLPPKRGLNQYHPIH